GGGAGACATTTCAGTactaaaaatcctttttattttccttataaTATTCAAGTTTCCTACTAGAAAAGTGAGTTTTCATTCATTCTAGCCACAATAAAGCTATATagttacaaattttaaaatgatttagtgAAATAACGTTTCCgatgacattttaatttaccgAGATGCGGTTTTTCATACATAAATACAAGCGTGTGATCTTTACCAGCTTTTATTTGAAGGTGgaggaaacatttcagatcatcTGAGTGCAAACGAAGAGCAACATTTCATCCATATACATGTATTTACAGATGCACTGGCACTTGGATGCACTGAAGAGTCAAGGTAGAGAGAACGTATTCGGTGGAAAGAGTAAAGAGCGGGCGGTGAGAACACAGAACCAAGATGGGGCGCACTCCGTTACATACACTTTACATGCTTTGAAAGTCTGGGAATGTTATGAGCTAAAAACATACAAACCTCCTGATAAGTTGACATGAGtcaggagaaaaagaaggaaaaaaaagctgcacaaaTTAATGAACCGTTTTTACTTTGGACTTAATAGttttcaagactttttaaaagaaaaaaaaaaagaaaaagagattcGTAACTAAGTGCATCTTATTTGTGGTGGACACTGTGACTTCGAAACACTCATCTGATGCTCCCCAACTGTCCAGAGTGAATTCCTCCTTTAGTCAGATTCCGACTGAACTAAACCGAGGGATAAATCAACTCAAAGAGACGTCTTCACCTTGCCGTCTAATAGTGGAAGTGTGGACAGGACGCACAGGCCAATAGAGAGTCATCAGTGGGGGTCACCTTCAAAATGCGCCTCCATAATGCCTGGTTCCTGACCTGGTGCTGCTAATGAGCAGGCTACATTATCCCCTCACCCTACAATTGAACTCTGCttcagaagaacaaaaaacaaaacaaaacaaaaataccccAATGTGGGAATCATCGCTATCACAAGCctcttttcacagtttgttaATCGTAATGTCAAACTCTCAAAAGTAAGGGTGGAAAAGTGTGGGCTTCCACCGAGCAAATTGGGAACAGggtcagagaaaaatatatatttgttattaactttgtttctgctatttttttccagtggctTCAAGGACTTGTGATCTTGAggcaaaacagatttaaaaaacaaaaaaactaatatgCAAGAGTCCAAATTCAGTTCATAGAGTCTATTgtagaaaaagaggaaaactgataaaaacaaaaacaaaaaaactgaagatcAGCAAAGCAAGTTCTTGGTTCTTAATTCTTCTCAGCTTTCACCTcctttttctcatcttcattCTTCTCAGTTTCCTTTTTgttctcttccttctttcccTCAGGCGCCTTATCTTTTACTGAAAGCTCCTCCAGCTTCTCTGCCACCTTGTTTGCACCGTCAGTGTTGCCTGTGGCGAAACAATACATGATCcattaacatttttagcaaTTTTCTTGTCTTAAAATGTATCCTGATTTCTATGACTGCGTATTAAGGCCATTGTAGAAAGAAAGAGTAAATTTCTACACAAAGAActcagaaacaagaaaatgtccaagtttgaaaaatcaaaaaatttgCTAGAACCCATCCGCCCCgaaattatgaaaaattacaaatatttgaaaaatttgacttttggatatcatcagaaatgaaaaaaaaaacccaacaaaacacaaacataatgaCTAAATTGTGAGGGgttttttctggcaaatttgccacttttcaaactcaaattaaTGCGATTTTTGGGTGTAAAGTTActcctctttattattattttatctacaatggCCATAATCCGCTATCATATATTTCCATCGCTGGTACaaagtatttaaagaaaaagaagaaaagaaaagttgccTCTTAACCAAAAATGAGTagaaatctatttaaaaagaagccgaaatgtagaaaaatgcaACACCAGCAGACTTTTAGCCAAGCTAATCGTGTTACATTCTGCGTGTTTATGTAGCAGACAGAAAAAGTCCCAGGCTGGAGTAAGCAGCAAAGAACAGAGTGTGTCTgcattgcatttacattttataacgtgtttttattatttatgtcagTTCACTTGGTAGaattcattttttgttataaataaattctaCCAAACATCATCCAGCTAAACTGGGGTCCTGGAATGAATTAAtgcttgttgttttattcaaatgtgtCTACGACTGTAAACGGTACTCTCAAATGTACTAAATAAAgtaggaaaatctgaaaatgaaaaaggcTTATGCGTCATTTACCTGATCCCTCTAGTTGCTTTTTAACTTCCTCTTTACATTCGTCAAACTTCACCTTGAACTTCTGAGCGTCTGTTGAAGGAAAATGCAGTTTGTCAGCTAAAGCAAACAGGAACGGCCTTCTTTAAATACTGGATTGGACTCACTTTCCGCGTTTAAAAAGCGTATCGCCAAGAGTTCTGGTTTGGGACTTTCGTCAGCGTAGTCTGCTAGTGTGTTCCACACCCATGCTCTGTCACTGCCGGAGTTGGGCTTCAGCTCCATCAGCGGGCTGACTGCGGTTTACAGGAAGGTCAAACTGTTACAAAGGGAGAACCGACTGGAAGTACGTCTACGTGAGGACGACACCGCTTCACAGTTTATGAGTTCTGTTGATTTAAATCAATGTGAAATGTTAGTTCAGTCCACCAGAACCGCCTAAATGTGCTAGAACAACATTATTTACTTTACCTTTTCTCTCTGGCTAACAAGTAGGAGGTGAGAATTGATTGCACCATCTTGATAAATTCCGTGTCAcgattatttttgatttatctttGTCCTGACAAATTCCAATGAATGGTGTTTAAAATCCCCCATTACTGGCCTTGCTGTTGGGATTGTCAGTTCtaccattttctccactgtttgctcaattaaagcatcaataaataccaatgaatttgaaaacagttttagaaCTTGCAGC
The genomic region above belongs to Xiphophorus maculatus strain JP 163 A chromosome 12, X_maculatus-5.0-male, whole genome shotgun sequence and contains:
- the ranbp1 gene encoding ran-specific GTPase-activating protein, with translation MADTKDQEDHETTGDGAEDTNHDPHFEPIVSLPEQDVKTLEEDEEVLFKMRAKLYRFASENDPPEWKERGTGDVKLLKHKEKGTIRLLMRRDRTLKICANHQISPLMELKPNSGSDRAWVWNTLADYADESPKPELLAIRFLNAENAQKFKVKFDECKEEVKKQLEGSGNTDGANKVAEKLEELSVKDKAPEGKKEENKKETEKNEDEKKEVKAEKN